In the genome of Planctomycetota bacterium, one region contains:
- a CDS encoding PAS domain S-box protein: protein METIVTATQHGVMLVDEQNVITYANRAFTDLTGLEVGESMGQFPRERLCGPDTDPVALAEMRSQMAQGRPVTRKIRSYAKNGQTYWAEAELQPLHDERGRVTQWLVVERDITLQHEILLEQQRIEDRHRMVLDSSLDAIVTMGPTGQITGWNRQARIIFGWTEAEAIGRQLFETIMPSEQRLAHDRWFAGLDAGDREVIGERLDVIALRRSGQTFPAELSIVPLRSGNGVVEFSLFVRDVSEQRATQAKIASQEKRIASIAENSPGVLFQWHLDEDGQHSMPFASHAIEEIVGVEASDAMRDIALFLDRVNPDDAAEMLRLVRSSANDLTPCEWRGRIIKPNGDVRHIHARSRPERLMDGSVLWDGLLTDETEAKRINTELEHAKEAAEAASVATSAFLANMSHEIRTPLSHVISFGDLVEQNLVADAGGPEPTVPLSTAERLEASQTICRSGRHLLTVLNDILDISKIEAGRMDIEEVEFDPATVVEEVAGLTSVNAAEKGLTFEVCYETRIPQSILGDPTRLRQSLLNLVGNAVKFTRNGGVMLRVRCDAAQEPLRLVFDVLDSGIGISKEHQQQLFQAFVQADISATRKFGGTGLGLAISRQFVRLMGGELTCTSTLGLGSHFTITLPIDSDGVSMVLHDSLRDIASTPNCMLDNIRILLVEDGPENQWLIGIHLRNAGADVVSAAHGRSGVEAFNDAKTAGEPFDAILMDMQMPVLDGYGATAELRESGCTIPIIAFTAHAMIGDKDKCLAAGCDAYQTKPIDGPLLVETIRNLVDTSRGNASDEVREAA, encoded by the coding sequence TTGGAAACCATTGTCACGGCGACGCAGCACGGCGTCATGCTCGTCGATGAGCAGAATGTCATCACGTACGCCAACCGAGCGTTCACCGACCTGACTGGCCTTGAGGTCGGCGAGTCGATGGGCCAGTTCCCGCGCGAAAGACTCTGCGGACCTGACACGGATCCGGTCGCCCTTGCCGAGATGCGCTCCCAGATGGCCCAGGGCAGGCCCGTCACACGCAAAATTCGCAGCTACGCAAAGAACGGGCAGACGTATTGGGCCGAAGCCGAGCTGCAGCCGCTCCACGACGAGCGTGGTCGGGTCACGCAGTGGCTCGTCGTCGAACGCGACATCACACTGCAACACGAGATCTTGCTCGAACAGCAACGAATCGAGGACCGGCATCGAATGGTGCTCGATTCCTCGCTCGACGCCATCGTCACGATGGGGCCGACTGGACAGATCACCGGCTGGAATCGTCAAGCGCGGATCATCTTCGGTTGGACCGAGGCCGAGGCGATTGGACGTCAGCTATTTGAAACGATCATGCCAAGCGAGCAACGTCTGGCACATGACCGCTGGTTCGCAGGTCTTGATGCTGGCGATCGCGAGGTCATCGGCGAGCGGCTCGACGTCATCGCACTGCGGCGTAGCGGACAGACCTTCCCAGCCGAACTGTCGATCGTTCCACTGCGCTCGGGCAACGGCGTCGTCGAGTTCAGCCTCTTTGTCCGAGATGTGAGCGAGCAACGAGCAACGCAAGCAAAGATTGCCTCCCAGGAGAAGCGGATCGCAAGTATCGCGGAAAACTCGCCTGGCGTGCTGTTTCAGTGGCACCTGGACGAAGATGGTCAGCACTCGATGCCGTTCGCAAGCCATGCAATCGAGGAGATCGTCGGCGTGGAAGCGTCGGATGCGATGCGAGACATTGCCCTGTTTCTGGACCGCGTCAATCCGGACGATGCCGCGGAGATGTTGCGTCTCGTTCGATCATCAGCCAACGATCTGACCCCATGCGAGTGGCGAGGGCGAATCATCAAACCAAACGGCGACGTGCGCCACATCCATGCAAGGAGCCGCCCTGAACGACTGATGGACGGTTCTGTACTTTGGGACGGACTTCTGACCGACGAAACCGAGGCCAAGCGCATCAACACGGAGCTAGAGCACGCCAAAGAAGCAGCCGAAGCTGCCAGCGTCGCCACGAGTGCGTTCCTTGCCAACATGAGCCATGAGATCCGGACCCCGCTCAGTCACGTGATCAGCTTTGGCGATCTAGTCGAGCAGAACCTCGTCGCCGACGCTGGAGGACCTGAGCCGACCGTCCCGCTCTCCACGGCCGAACGTCTCGAAGCATCGCAAACAATCTGCCGAAGTGGCCGGCACCTCCTGACGGTGCTCAACGACATCCTCGACATCTCGAAGATCGAAGCTGGGCGGATGGATATTGAGGAAGTCGAATTCGATCCGGCAACGGTGGTCGAGGAAGTGGCAGGCCTGACGAGTGTGAATGCGGCCGAGAAGGGACTCACCTTCGAAGTCTGTTACGAAACGCGTATCCCACAAAGTATCCTGGGCGATCCGACACGACTGCGTCAGTCCCTTTTGAACCTGGTCGGCAACGCTGTCAAATTCACACGCAACGGCGGTGTCATGCTGCGAGTGCGTTGTGACGCAGCGCAAGAACCATTGCGACTCGTCTTCGATGTCCTCGACAGTGGCATCGGCATCTCCAAGGAGCATCAACAGCAGCTTTTCCAAGCCTTCGTGCAAGCCGACATCAGCGCGACAAGGAAGTTTGGGGGAACCGGACTCGGATTGGCGATCAGTCGTCAGTTCGTTCGGCTCATGGGTGGCGAGCTGACGTGCACAAGCACGCTCGGCCTCGGCAGTCATTTCACCATCACGCTCCCGATTGACTCTGACGGAGTCAGCATGGTCCTCCATGACAGCCTTCGGGACATTGCTTCAACCCCCAATTGCATGCTTGACAACATCCGAATTCTTCTCGTCGAGGATGGGCCCGAAAACCAGTGGCTCATCGGCATCCACCTCCGCAACGCCGGCGCCGACGTCGTTTCTGCAGCCCACGGGCGCTCAGGCGTGGAAGCTTTCAATGACGCGAAGACGGCCGGCGAGCCGTTCGATGCGATTCTGATGGACATGCAGATGCCCGTCCTCGATGGCTACGGCGCGACGGCCGAGCTTCGCGAGAGCGGCTGCACCATCCCGATCATCGCGTTCACCGCGCACGCAATGATCGGCGACAAGGACAAGTGCCTCGCCGCAGGCTGCGACGCTTACCAAACCAAGCCGATCGACGGGCCTCTCCTGGTCGAGACGATTCGGAACCTGGTCGACACGAGCCGCGGCAACGCAAGCGACGAGGTCCGCGAAGCCGCCTGA
- a CDS encoding rhomboid family intramembrane serine protease, with protein MSETFAGLQAWRLVTFQFLHGSLLHLGMNCLGLWVFGSMVERRLGKARTLALYLVCGFGGAFGFVLLFATGIVRATSTTPLIGASAGVFGLIAAAMRLFPNRILHLVFPPIDITVFRVGAVYLALAAFIVLAHGNRLDANAGGEAAHLGGAAVGWLLAGHLALLAWADRIVPPQWRMPGHRHQTSRDTPMPKGWKYHDYR; from the coding sequence GTGAGCGAGACCTTCGCTGGCCTCCAGGCTTGGCGACTGGTGACGTTCCAGTTCCTTCACGGCAGCTTGCTCCACCTCGGAATGAACTGCCTTGGGCTGTGGGTGTTCGGTTCGATGGTCGAACGTCGCCTCGGTAAGGCACGAACGCTCGCGTTATACCTCGTTTGCGGCTTTGGCGGTGCTTTCGGCTTTGTCCTGCTCTTCGCGACGGGGATCGTTCGGGCGACCTCGACGACACCGCTCATCGGCGCTTCGGCAGGCGTCTTTGGTCTCATTGCCGCGGCAATGCGGCTCTTCCCGAATCGCATCCTGCACTTGGTGTTTCCTCCAATCGACATCACGGTCTTCCGCGTTGGTGCCGTCTACCTCGCGCTGGCGGCTTTCATCGTTCTGGCACACGGCAATCGTCTCGATGCGAACGCCGGCGGCGAGGCGGCGCACCTTGGCGGGGCCGCTGTCGGCTGGCTTTTGGCCGGCCACCTCGCCCTGCTCGCCTGGGCCGACCGCATCGTCCCGCCGCAGTGGCGCATGCCTGGTCACCGGCATCAGACGTCGCGTGACACGCCGATGCCCAAGGGCTGGAAGTACCACGACTACCGCTGA
- a CDS encoding SMP-30/gluconolactonase/LRE family protein has protein sequence MSDLPTRKDDMPVEMDRVVAHDAPVRKLADGFKFLEGPVWLGDRLVFSDIPASKMYVWSASAGVSVYRDESHNANGNTTDSDGHLYTCEGESRCVSITEPAIGGERRVLVDSYVDGGEPLPLNRPNDVVVHPKTGAVFFTDPVHGMSDDKFAKHSSYGGMWVFRLDAGATSAVPAVRDFERPNGLCFSPDLSKLYINDDSRKHVRVFDLADDGSLSGGTVICEIDEGVPDGMRVDTGGRLFVTAGDGVHVFQPDGTRIGKILCPESPANCRFGGDGMKTLFMTSRTGLYAVDTLVEGI, from the coding sequence ATGAGCGACCTGCCGACCCGAAAAGATGACATGCCTGTCGAGATGGACCGAGTCGTCGCGCACGACGCCCCGGTCCGCAAGCTGGCGGACGGATTCAAGTTCCTCGAAGGACCCGTCTGGCTGGGCGATCGGCTCGTCTTCAGCGATATCCCGGCGTCGAAGATGTACGTCTGGAGCGCGTCAGCCGGCGTGAGCGTCTATCGCGACGAAAGCCACAACGCCAACGGAAACACCACCGACAGCGACGGCCACCTCTACACGTGCGAAGGCGAAAGCCGATGCGTCAGCATCACCGAGCCGGCCATCGGCGGTGAGCGACGAGTACTGGTCGACAGCTACGTCGACGGCGGCGAGCCGCTGCCGCTCAATCGGCCCAATGACGTTGTCGTCCATCCAAAAACCGGTGCAGTCTTTTTCACTGATCCGGTGCACGGCATGAGCGACGACAAGTTCGCAAAGCACTCCAGCTATGGCGGCATGTGGGTGTTTCGACTCGATGCCGGAGCCACGTCAGCGGTGCCTGCCGTTCGCGACTTCGAGAGGCCCAACGGGCTCTGCTTTTCGCCGGACCTGTCCAAGCTCTACATCAACGACGATTCGCGCAAGCACGTTCGGGTGTTCGATCTCGCAGACGACGGATCGCTGTCGGGCGGCACGGTGATCTGCGAGATCGACGAGGGCGTGCCGGATGGCATGCGCGTCGACACGGGAGGTCGGCTGTTCGTCACCGCTGGCGACGGCGTGCACGTCTTTCAGCCAGATGGCACGCGGATCGGCAAGATCCTCTGCCCCGAGTCGCCCGCCAACTGCCGGTTCGGCGGCGACGGCATGAAGACGCTCTTCATGACGTCGCGGACCGGCCTCTACGCGGTCGACACGCTCGTCGAAGGGATCTGA
- a CDS encoding metallophosphoesterase yields MGQPFRLAVTADVHHDVAKSRAAAEELARTWPTTDADALLIAGDAATSDERHLEEALSLFADDGRPRLFLPGNHEYWSRIDKTDVHQLLRRELPRRVRDCGWHWLPGDPWRDGDVAVVGTSGWYDYGFADEGLGLPIRFYRDKLSPAAAAYVSGNDLRPGADDVPEHARSFFARWNDARFIQGLTDDTLFCRERAESLRKDLQAVSEAERVAVGVHVCPTNDLLPRRPSGAIPPDRLKYAFARAYLGSPIFGDVATTFRNVRHVVCGHSHIAREATRGDVQLTNVGSGYTEKRMIVLEL; encoded by the coding sequence GTGGGGCAACCCTTCCGACTTGCCGTCACCGCCGACGTCCATCACGACGTCGCCAAGAGCCGCGCCGCGGCAGAGGAGCTCGCGCGCACCTGGCCGACGACCGATGCCGACGCACTGCTCATCGCCGGCGACGCGGCCACGAGTGACGAGCGTCACCTGGAAGAGGCGCTCTCGCTCTTCGCGGATGACGGACGGCCGCGGCTGTTCCTGCCCGGAAATCACGAGTACTGGAGCCGAATCGACAAGACCGACGTCCACCAGCTGCTTCGGCGGGAACTGCCCCGACGCGTTCGCGACTGCGGATGGCACTGGCTGCCAGGCGATCCGTGGCGTGACGGCGACGTCGCGGTCGTCGGGACCAGCGGCTGGTACGACTACGGTTTTGCCGACGAGGGGTTGGGCCTGCCGATTCGGTTTTATCGCGACAAGCTCAGTCCCGCGGCTGCGGCGTACGTGAGCGGCAACGACCTGCGTCCTGGGGCGGATGACGTTCCCGAGCATGCTCGAAGCTTCTTCGCCCGATGGAACGACGCTCGCTTCATTCAGGGCCTGACCGACGACACACTCTTCTGCCGCGAACGGGCGGAATCGCTTCGGAAGGACCTTCAGGCCGTGTCGGAGGCCGAGCGTGTGGCGGTGGGCGTGCACGTCTGCCCGACGAATGACCTTCTGCCACGTCGGCCCTCGGGGGCGATTCCGCCCGACCGACTGAAGTACGCCTTCGCCCGTGCGTACCTCGGCAGCCCCATCTTCGGCGATGTCGCGACGACATTCCGCAACGTCCGCCACGTCGTGTGTGGCCACTCCCACATCGCCCGCGAAGCGACACGCGGCGACGTCCAGCTCACGAACGTCGGTAGCGGCTACACCGAGAAGCGAATGATCGTGCTGGAGCTTTAG
- a CDS encoding ABC transporter ATP-binding protein encodes MSTSAASNNHDQSLPPLQLKHVVKTFGDGAVTAVDQVDLTIEPGTLTAIMGRSGSGKSTLLHLAAGLTRPDEGHVEVAGEDLATMDDRRLTLFRRRQIGLVFQSFNLIPTLDARENVALPLTLDRKHYADEHGDASPSDRATQLLGMLGLEDRVTHRPDAMSGGEQQRVAIARALAADPALVLADEPTGNLDSANGEDVCVLLRGLVDQGRTIVMVTHEPAVAAFATRTVVMKDGRVVDDFAVESGDDGVRHLAERYQSATA; translated from the coding sequence ATGTCCACGTCAGCGGCCTCGAACAATCACGACCAGAGCCTCCCGCCGCTGCAGCTCAAGCACGTCGTCAAGACCTTCGGGGACGGCGCGGTCACGGCCGTCGATCAGGTCGATCTGACCATCGAGCCGGGCACGCTCACGGCCATCATGGGTCGCAGCGGCAGCGGCAAGAGCACGCTGCTCCACCTCGCCGCCGGTCTGACACGTCCGGACGAGGGGCACGTGGAGGTCGCCGGCGAGGACTTAGCGACGATGGACGATCGCCGCCTGACGCTCTTTCGCCGAAGGCAGATTGGGCTTGTTTTCCAGAGCTTCAACCTGATTCCGACGCTCGACGCCCGCGAGAACGTCGCCCTGCCGCTGACGCTCGATCGCAAGCACTACGCCGATGAGCACGGCGACGCCTCGCCCAGCGATCGCGCGACGCAACTCCTCGGCATGCTCGGGCTGGAAGATCGTGTGACCCACCGGCCCGATGCCATGAGCGGCGGAGAGCAGCAACGCGTCGCCATCGCCCGCGCCCTCGCGGCCGATCCCGCGCTGGTGCTCGCCGACGAGCCGACCGGCAACCTCGACTCCGCCAACGGCGAGGACGTCTGCGTCCTGCTTCGCGGCTTGGTCGACCAGGGACGCACGATCGTCATGGTGACGCACGAGCCGGCCGTCGCGGCGTTCGCGACGCGGACCGTCGTCATGAAGGACGGCCGCGTCGTCGACGACTTCGCGGTCGAATCCGGTGACGACGGCGTGCGACACCTCGCCGAGCGATACCAGTCGGCGACCGCGTGA
- a CDS encoding FtsX-like permease family protein gives MFRLVLANLLRRPARTILTVAAIALSVALVVSTTSGYASAELAVRGFINDFLGSDDLRIDQRTDSDGIPGSFINELRRDPQVANAYGRLAVNRHLRSSTGDAIATPFTVLGVDPDTDGYISRLPLDSGRLFDEIDANEIVLDTFARDNLGVELGDTVTLPGPAGNVDLEVVGIIFKPGILNIMGAQSIYMPLRTLQELTRPEAPDRHSTVLAELVQGAEIGPVVDRLADRFEAEGKPWRPISLRATRETVDDGLAVMNLLSLMGGMVSLLAAAFIVFGTLSMGVAERQRTLAMLRSIGATKLQVAGGVVGEGLMLALLGVTIGVPLGVVFVFGLTTTFSAIFSAGVAIGWLGIVAAVLGMAAIAMLASAAPAWTASRVDPLSAMRPAAAPARKGPPWRSFVIGLFLMSIDVLLLWLPLPIIDGLYELERNVRFWMHFLIGLPLLMLGFFLIAPMLIWLADQVLSRPVSRLLGLTPGLLRQQLGGGLWRAAGTAAALMVGPAVLIVMNTQGRSGIEGWQLPDDFPDVFLYNKNGIPADRIDELGEVDGFARLPDGSPDISPIGYLHPRLGDSFFAIAGGVAIESTMFIAIDPNRIFTMMDLDFTAGDADSAARLLDRGVRATLDDGTSVFGTIEPGDVLKTLETVDEPGRDIPMAEVVSTEGAHFLIVTEEFRQLRGLGPGDPFILRKPGQGLVGRIRGEPVEFIITGVVRSPGIDVMVSSFDLSNQFEGQSAASVFGTLDDARQLFNMQDVFLVAANLEMGIDKEVVVARVADQLGDSGIAISDVRQLKFEIQQGLKRLLLVAGTVAWAALAVSSLGVTNTVMAGVRSRRYQLGVLRAIGVTRGEMGRLIVAEAVLLGLAAAALGISAGLLMAMNSRQLQSWTVGYVPPLRVAWDVIVIGVVTVIVVSMLAAWWPARRASREPVLSLLSAGRSAT, from the coding sequence ATGTTTCGGCTTGTCCTGGCCAACCTCCTTCGGCGTCCGGCGCGGACGATCCTGACTGTCGCCGCCATCGCTCTCAGTGTCGCGCTCGTCGTCAGCACGACCAGCGGCTACGCCTCGGCCGAGCTGGCGGTCCGTGGGTTCATCAACGACTTTCTCGGCTCGGACGACCTCCGCATCGACCAGCGCACCGACTCCGACGGCATCCCCGGCTCGTTCATCAACGAGCTTCGCCGCGACCCGCAAGTCGCAAACGCCTACGGCCGACTCGCGGTCAATCGGCACCTGCGAAGCTCCACCGGCGACGCGATCGCGACGCCCTTCACGGTCCTCGGCGTCGATCCGGACACCGACGGCTACATCAGCCGATTGCCGCTGGATTCGGGCAGGCTCTTCGACGAGATCGACGCCAACGAGATCGTGCTCGACACCTTCGCGCGCGACAATCTCGGCGTCGAGCTTGGCGACACGGTCACCCTGCCAGGGCCGGCGGGCAATGTCGATCTGGAGGTCGTCGGCATCATCTTCAAGCCCGGCATCCTCAACATCATGGGAGCCCAGTCGATCTACATGCCCCTGCGAACGCTGCAGGAGCTGACGCGACCCGAGGCTCCCGATCGCCACTCGACCGTGCTGGCGGAGTTGGTTCAAGGCGCGGAGATTGGACCTGTTGTCGACCGACTCGCTGATCGATTCGAAGCCGAGGGCAAGCCGTGGCGGCCGATCTCGCTGCGGGCGACGCGCGAGACCGTCGACGACGGACTCGCCGTCATGAACCTGCTGTCGCTGATGGGCGGCATGGTCAGCCTGCTGGCGGCTGCGTTCATCGTGTTCGGAACGCTTTCGATGGGCGTGGCAGAGCGGCAGCGAACGCTGGCGATGCTCCGCAGCATCGGCGCGACCAAGTTACAGGTCGCCGGCGGTGTTGTCGGCGAAGGCTTGATGCTGGCATTGCTGGGCGTGACGATCGGTGTGCCGCTCGGCGTCGTCTTCGTCTTTGGCCTGACCACGACGTTCAGCGCGATCTTCTCTGCAGGTGTGGCGATCGGCTGGCTCGGCATCGTCGCGGCCGTCCTCGGCATGGCAGCGATCGCGATGCTCGCCTCGGCGGCGCCGGCGTGGACGGCGTCCCGGGTCGATCCGCTGTCGGCTATGCGCCCGGCGGCCGCTCCCGCGCGGAAGGGACCGCCTTGGCGCAGCTTCGTCATCGGGCTGTTCCTGATGTCGATCGACGTGCTGCTGCTGTGGCTGCCACTGCCGATCATCGACGGGCTGTACGAACTTGAGCGGAACGTGCGATTCTGGATGCACTTCCTGATCGGGCTGCCGCTGCTCATGCTCGGGTTCTTCCTGATCGCCCCGATGCTGATCTGGCTGGCCGACCAGGTGCTGAGTCGCCCTGTCTCTCGCCTCCTCGGCCTGACGCCGGGGCTTTTGCGGCAACAGCTGGGCGGTGGCCTCTGGCGTGCGGCGGGCACGGCGGCGGCGCTCATGGTCGGGCCGGCGGTGCTCATCGTCATGAACACGCAGGGCCGCAGCGGCATCGAGGGGTGGCAACTGCCCGACGACTTCCCCGACGTCTTCCTCTACAACAAGAACGGCATCCCTGCAGACCGCATCGACGAGCTCGGCGAGGTCGATGGCTTCGCCCGACTGCCCGACGGCTCGCCCGACATCTCACCCATCGGCTATCTCCACCCGCGGCTCGGCGACAGCTTCTTCGCCATCGCCGGCGGCGTAGCGATCGAGAGCACCATGTTCATCGCGATCGATCCCAATCGGATCTTCACGATGATGGACCTCGACTTCACCGCCGGCGACGCCGACTCGGCCGCCCGACTACTCGATCGCGGCGTCCGCGCAACGCTTGACGACGGCACCAGCGTCTTTGGCACGATCGAGCCGGGCGACGTCCTCAAGACGCTCGAGACCGTCGACGAGCCCGGCCGCGACATTCCAATGGCCGAGGTTGTCTCGACCGAGGGAGCGCACTTCCTCATCGTCACAGAGGAGTTTCGCCAGCTCCGCGGGCTCGGCCCGGGCGATCCGTTCATCCTTCGCAAGCCCGGTCAGGGTTTGGTCGGCAGAATCCGCGGCGAGCCGGTGGAGTTCATCATCACCGGCGTCGTCCGGAGCCCGGGGATCGACGTGATGGTCTCCAGCTTTGACCTTTCGAACCAATTCGAAGGCCAAAGCGCCGCGAGTGTCTTCGGCACGCTCGACGACGCGCGTCAGCTGTTCAACATGCAGGACGTCTTCCTCGTCGCGGCCAACCTGGAGATGGGCATCGACAAGGAGGTTGTCGTCGCCCGCGTCGCCGATCAGCTGGGCGACAGCGGCATCGCGATCAGCGACGTCCGCCAGCTCAAGTTCGAGATTCAGCAAGGCCTTAAGCGGCTGCTGCTCGTCGCCGGAACGGTCGCGTGGGCGGCGCTGGCGGTGTCGAGCCTGGGCGTGACGAACACCGTCATGGCCGGCGTTCGGTCGAGGCGCTATCAGCTGGGCGTCCTCCGGGCGATCGGCGTGACGCGGGGCGAGATGGGTCGGCTGATCGTCGCCGAGGCCGTGCTGCTGGGCCTCGCAGCGGCAGCGCTGGGCATTTCGGCGGGGTTGCTCATGGCCATGAATTCGCGACAACTCCAGTCATGGACAGTCGGCTACGTCCCGCCGTTACGCGTCGCGTGGGACGTCATCGTGATCGGCGTGGTGACCGTGATCGTGGTCAGCATGCTGGCCGCGTGGTGGCCTGCCCGGCGGGCATCGCGCGAGCCGGTCCTGTCGCTGCTGTCGGCGGGCAGGTCGGCGACGTGA
- a CDS encoding phosphotransferase has product MSQVRPPVSSARSSSAVVGEAHATFARDELVKVLSQYDLGPVDALDDFPRGSRKAPKLVLKTKSGRYLLKRRARGRGGEDQNKVAFCHALQDHLAAKQFPLPHLVPTRDDSVSAGGTMLVLDKQIYELFEYIPGDAYNQSLESTFDSGRVLSLYHTLLDDFETSHETPTGSYHGAVAVEKGFDRILAHFAGNKKVAGVCRFLLDSYLHARDSADDAGLSDWPPQIVHGDWHPGNMLFRQKRVTAVIDYDSARRLPRVIDSANGALQFSILGGGEDLASWPEYLDESRFKRFLRGYDEVSMLSEAELTSTPWLMVEALIAEAVYPIAATGQFGKLEGAGFLDMVQRKVVWLQQNADRLVSVVGN; this is encoded by the coding sequence ATGAGCCAAGTGCGTCCACCAGTCTCGTCCGCTCGCTCGTCGTCTGCCGTCGTGGGTGAGGCCCACGCGACCTTTGCCCGCGACGAGCTGGTGAAGGTGCTGAGCCAGTACGACCTCGGCCCGGTGGACGCGTTGGACGACTTTCCTCGTGGCAGCCGCAAGGCACCCAAACTGGTCCTCAAGACAAAGAGCGGCCGGTACCTGCTCAAGCGTCGCGCCCGAGGCCGAGGCGGCGAGGATCAGAACAAGGTCGCCTTCTGCCACGCACTGCAGGACCACCTCGCGGCCAAGCAGTTTCCGCTGCCGCATCTGGTGCCCACGCGCGACGATTCGGTCTCTGCCGGCGGGACGATGCTCGTGCTCGACAAGCAGATTTATGAGCTGTTCGAGTACATCCCGGGCGACGCGTACAACCAGAGCCTGGAGAGCACTTTCGACTCTGGCCGAGTTCTGTCGCTCTACCACACGCTGCTGGACGACTTCGAGACCAGCCACGAGACGCCCACTGGCAGCTACCACGGAGCGGTCGCGGTCGAGAAGGGTTTCGACCGCATTCTTGCACACTTCGCCGGGAACAAGAAAGTCGCAGGCGTCTGCCGGTTTCTGCTCGACAGCTACCTGCACGCGCGTGACTCGGCCGACGACGCGGGCCTGAGCGACTGGCCGCCGCAGATCGTCCACGGCGACTGGCACCCGGGCAACATGCTCTTCCGTCAGAAACGCGTCACCGCCGTCATCGACTACGACTCGGCCAGGCGTCTTCCGCGTGTCATCGACTCGGCCAACGGGGCCCTGCAGTTCTCCATCCTCGGCGGCGGCGAGGACCTCGCTAGCTGGCCGGAATATCTCGACGAGAGCCGGTTCAAGCGGTTCCTACGCGGGTACGACGAGGTGTCGATGCTCAGCGAGGCCGAGCTGACGAGCACGCCGTGGCTGATGGTCGAAGCTCTGATTGCCGAGGCGGTCTACCCGATCGCGGCGACGGGTCAGTTCGGCAAGCTTGAGGGTGCCGGCTTCCTCGACATGGTCCAGCGCAAGGTCGTTTGGCTCCAGCAGAACGCCGACCGCCTGGTCAGCGTCGTCGGGAACTGA